A window of Populus trichocarpa isolate Nisqually-1 chromosome 17, P.trichocarpa_v4.1, whole genome shotgun sequence genomic DNA:
TTTATCGGTAAAATACTTActaacaacatattaaaattaatactaacaggatatttcattgataaaactgttaaatatGGTAATATACAGAAGACAAACTATAAGACATGGGTAGTGGAAATCAACTGGATCCCTTTCAGCTCCCCTTGTATTATAAAAACTAGCTCAAACCCACTTACCAGAGGATAATGGGATAGGTTACAACGTATTCTAGCTTGGCCAAAGTCCAATAACTCAGCTGGCCGCACTCGCTGACAGAGAAGGGCCAATGCTATTGCAAGCATGATTAGTCACTAATTGTGAGGATTATAGCTTAGttggtttcttttcttaaattatcCACTCTACCTTAGAAGCGCATTTTCAGTGTTCAACCTTTGTGCTTCGATCGGATAGACACGGGCCCAgtcaaatgtttttattttaaggatGTAGATTACTTGACGTTTCTAAGCTTCAAAATCGAGCAATAGtccttcacttttattttaaggatgtagattttttcttattgaacactaaagatatttttagatcaatatttaaatattaatattgttagtttgataattttgtggtagcttttgttttttttttaagtttatttaattttttatttaatttttttattattttaatatgatgatataaaaaaaacattattttaatatatttttaattaaaaaaaaattttaaaaatatatacacaccTAAATTGTTTCTTGCAATCACTCGTAATTTCTTGTGGAAGACTATCGTTAAATTGAAGTTGATAAGATACCCCTTAAATATCTTCAACAATCAACTCCAAATCCAATTAGGCAAGGCAACACAAACCTTCTCGCTATATAGAGGGAGTTAGTCCTCCTCCAATAGACACATATATAACCAAGCATTCAAGTACTGATCAATCCAACATGTATTTATCAAGATCTATCCCATTGTTCTTCCTACTCTTTTCCCTTCTGCTCCATGTAGCAATTTGTGATGACCCCCTCTATCATTTCTGTTTTAGCCAAGAAAACTACACTGGAGCTTATAATAACCCTTATCGCGGTAACTTGAATGACTTGCTACTTCTCTTGTCTGCCAAAGTCCCTCCTACTGGTTTTGGACTTGGCTCAATTGGCCAAGGCCGGAACCGTGTAAATGGATTAGCCTTATGCGGCGGAGATGTGTCTAGCACAAAATGCAAAACTTGGATCACTGATGCTGGCAAAGAGACCCGCGAACGATGCCCTGATAAAAAAGGAGCAATAATTTGGTATGACAATTGCATGGTCAAGTACTCCAGTACAAAGTTCTTCGGGGACATTGATAATCAAAACAAGTTCTACATGTACAATGCGCAATCTGTAGACAATCCCACATCTTTTAATACGAAAGTCAAGGCTTTATTGAGCAGCTAATTATCTGGTAAAGCTTACGCGGACACCAAATTTTATGCCACAGGGGAACTAGACCTTGTTGCCTCCAAAAAACTGCACGGGTTGGCACAATGCACTCGAGATCTTTCTAGTACGGATTGTAAGAAGTGCCTTGATGTTGCCGTAAGTGGACTTCCAAGCTGCTGTGATGGTAAACGAGGAGGGAGGGTTGTGGGTGGGAGTTGTAATGTTAGGTACGAACTCTACCCCTTCGTGGAGAACTGGTAAAAAAGGTCGTAGCTAGGCAATAAAAGTGGAAGACAGTGTTATGTGCACTGTATTTTGTAGATTAAGGCTAATCGGCCATGGGGACAATGGCCGTTTGTATAAATGATATAGAAACACTGCTATGTGAAAAAATAATGGCCTTTATAGCTATGGCCTCCTTCAAATAAAatccttgtttttgttttggagtTGCACAAGACATGAGGAAGGAAGTTAAGTTGTGATTTGTTTAGTGTATATTTTGGATAAGACATCAGAAGTTGTGATCTTTATACTGTTCAAAGTTATTTTCTAAGATAAAATTCTTGTCTCACCATGAAAGTTGGAACAAGCCTGTTCAATATCAtggacaaaaaatattattttttattttttcatagtatctattatttaattatcactcatttatattttaattttggtaaATTAGAGGACAAAAAATTgtcaataaaaactaaaatgtcataaatataaaatacatatagagaaaaaaatacattgtaatTAAGTATCAAAATGAACTTTTGCAAgaacttcatttgattttgtcCAATATGTATAGGATGGCATCTGTGATAAGGCTGGATTGGATTCTATTGAATCATTTAAACTATGGATATGATTAAATGTGGTccattcaattacaatttagtTAATTCGTTTTATTGATTCAAATAAgatgtttaatatatttgatttaaaataaatttccatttgaattattaaaaagttataCGTTATAACTCATGTCAAGTTTACATTCATTTAACATTGCATCAAATTGTTTATCTAGCTCTCACAGCGATACGTAGTGACATTTTATTGAACaatcaaggaaataaaataaatcaaattacatGTGTTCCTAGAACAATTATTTCTTGTAGTGACATTGATCCTCGAAACCCTAGAATGGCATACGAGTTTAAGCCTTAACAAAGGGATATGTCGCATAAATAACCATGCAACTCCCACCAACCACAGTCCCTTCGTTTCCATAAGCAACTCCTGGAAGTGCACCTATATTACCGTCAAGACACTTCTTACAATCAACACTAGAAAGATCCCTCGTGCACTGAGCCATCCCATAAAGTTTCATCGATCCTTCAAGGAGGTCCATCTCTCCGGCAGCATACAATTTTGATGAGTTATAAGAAGCCTTGTCTGCTAGTTGGCTCAACAGCTCGGTAGTCTTCTCCTTAAATAGCACTGGGTTGCTCACATTATTCACAGTAAACGTGGAGAACTTGTTTTCGTCAATCTGGCCAAAGAAGTCCGAGTCAGAATACTTCAAAAGACAGTTATCGTACGCTATGATTGCACGTTTGCCATTTGGGCAGAGCTTGCGGATCTCCCTGGTTGCATTAGCAGCACAGGTTCTGCAATCTGACGATGAGACATCTCCTCTACAAAGAACGAGCCCATATGGTCGGTCTGTTGGGttggttgccattaatgtgcaacaaccattgacaattgcagcagctgcagctggagttgcaccaaccatgtgcacccatccaagatgtcaaaggttggcagccaccattgttgaagaagagctggagttggcagccacctttgttgaagaagtgttggagctggtggcaccattcttgcctataaataggcagcaaGAGAGTAGAGCAAACTGAGAAGAGAGTGTGTGAGAATGTGAAGAGAATAGAGTGAAAgtagagagctgcaatggcagcagccttgctgccattgcagcagctgcaagtgcagcaatgagagctgggagtagagtttgagtgaagtgatcctcctcctccatgtatatcctttctctaatctctaataaaatggactctctcccgtggatgtaggcggttttgccgaaccacgtaaaatattgtagCAGTGTGCTTCTAGCCTCctatgagcaactatcagtacacccccggtccgcgcatgggggagccggaatccccaacaattggtatcagagcacatggtttaaaggggtgtttgatttttgcacaAAAATGAAAGTTCTCAAAATGGTGTTTTGAACATACCACTATGTAGAGGAGgccgagacgaagccactggtgaaaacggcgtcaaaatcggacgtcggacatggccgcactctccatcactctccggcaaggcgtctgtccacgcgcgcagacgcgtcttcttcacccggatgagttgacccgacccgaataccagttgacccgacccatgtgGCTGACTcggataaggatgacgtcaGCATGATGTAAAAGTGACGTCATCATGAACACTAGACATGTGAGGGATGACATTagcatgatgtaattgtgacatcatCATGTACAGTAGCATGGCCCATGATGACATCAGCCTGATGTAATGGTGAAGTCatcatgcacagtaggcatgccatgCAGCAGCCACGTCAAAGACCAGTCAGCGTCCAGTCAACAGCCACGTCACCAaagtgggacccacctgccacgtcaccagACTCAAGCCGAACTgagccgagttgagccgagccgagccaaaaaggagccgagccgagccgcgagccaacggataagattctgtgcagcggagtctacgtgcaaccggatctgagattgaatctgagccgttgatcaggccagaattggtttgatcaaatcttagccgtctgaaatgcgatttggacgatttcagacttgtttccagctaatttgatcgttccggatgcaatggtacggtccgatcgttgaaATTTAAGACCAAAAATGGCGGTGGTGAATTAataaaagagattgcccgatcaggaggcatttgaaggtca
This region includes:
- the LOC112325804 gene encoding cysteine-rich repeat secretory protein 38 codes for the protein MVGATPAAAAAIVNGCCTLMATNPTDRPYGLVLCRGDVSSSDCRTCAANATREIRKLCPNGKRAIIAYDNCLLKYSDSDFFGQIDENKFSTFTVNNVSNPVLFKEKTTELLSQLADKASYNSSKLYAAGEMDLLEGSMKLYGMAQCTRDLSSVDCKKCLDGNIGALPGVAYGNEGTVVGGSCMVIYATYPFVKA